A stretch of Ipomoea triloba cultivar NCNSP0323 chromosome 13, ASM357664v1 DNA encodes these proteins:
- the LOC116002889 gene encoding L-ascorbate oxidase homolog translates to MDGASTMLLVFLLCLSRVGAEDPYLYYTWKVTYGTISPMGVPQQGILINGEFPGPRINGTSNNNVLVNVFNEIDEPLLFTWGGIQQRKNSWVDGTPGTMCPIMPGTNFTYKFQVKDQIGSYFYFPTLGLQRAVGGYGPINVHSRELIPVPFDRPADEFNVFLSDWYNKGHKTLKKILDSGGSITRPDGLVINGKHGKVGDKMEPLFKMEAGKTYRYRVCNLGLRTSVNFRFQGHNMVVVEVEGSHTVQNDYDSLDLHVGQCLSVLVTADQEPKDYYLVASSRFFKQEYLTVAIIRYTNGNGIAPSPELPPPPPVSTEGIAWSINQFRSFRWNLTASAARPNPQGSYHYGQINITRTLKLVSSKSTEGGKLRYAINGISHIDSDTPLKLAEYYQIPEKVFKYNIMGDNPPDNLEKVTVAPNVVNATFRNFIEIIFENHEKTIQTYHLDGHSFFAVGIEAGKWSPEKRKNYNLVDAISRHTVQVYPHCWAAVMTTLDNAGMWNLRSEMWGRAYLGQQFYFSVLSPERSLRDEYNLPDNQALCGLVKTMKKPPPYTI, encoded by the coding sequence ATGGATGGAGCTAGCACAATGCTATTGGTTTTTCTACTCTGTCTCTCCCGTGTGGGAGCTGAGGACCCTTATCTGTACTACACTTGGAAGGTGACCTATGGCACCATTTCACCAATGGGTGTCCCTCAACAgggcatccttatcaatggcgAGTTCCCAGGTCCTAGGATCAATGGCACTTCCAACAACAACGTTCTTGTTAATGTTTTCAACGAGATAGACGAGCCGTTGCTCTTCACTTGGGGTGGCATTCAACAACGGAAGAATTCTTGGGTGGATGGTACTCCTGGGACCATGTGCCCTATCATGCCTGGCACCAATTTTACCTATAAGTTCCAAGTGAAGGACCAGATTGGAAGTTACTTTTATTTCCCGACCCTTGGTTTACAACGTGCAGTAGGTGGATACGGCCCCATCAATGTCCACAGCCGTGAGCTCATCCCTGTCCCATTCGACAGACCGGCTGATGAGTTCAATGTTTTCTTGAGTGATTGGTATAACAAAGGGCATAAGACATTGAAGAAAATTCTTGATAGTGGTGGGAGTATTACTAGACCTGATGGGCTAGTGATCAATGGGAAGCATGGGAAGGTTGGAGACAAAATGGAACCACTTTTCAAAATGGAAGCCGGTAAGACTTATAGGTATCGGGTTTGCAATTTGGGGTTGAGAACTTCGGTGAATTTCAGGTTTCAAGGACACAATATGGTAGTGGTTGAGGTGGAGGGCTCACACACGGTCCAAAATGACTACGATTCCCTTGACCTCCATGTCGGCCAGTGTCTCTCGGTTCTCGTGACGGCTGACCAGGAGCCTAAGGACTACTACTTGGTCGCCAGTAGCAGATTCTTCAAGCAAGAATACTTAACTGTAGCTATTATTCGCTACACTAATGGCAACGGGATTGCCCCATCCCCGGAGCTTCCACCACCCCCGCCAGTCAGCACCGAGGGCATCGCCTGGTCTATCAACCAGTTCCGGTCGTTTAGGTGGAACCTCACTGCTAGTGCCGCCCGCCCCAACCCGCAAGGATCCTACCATTATGGCCAAATCAACATCACTCGCACCTTAAAACTCGTAAGCTCCAAGAGCACAGAGGGTGGCAAGCTTCGATACGCAATCAACGGTATCTCCCACATCGACTCAGACACCCCATTAAAGCTCGCCGAGTACTATCAAATCCCCGAGAAGGTATTCAAGTACAACATTATGGGTGACAACCCTCCAGACAATTTGGAAAAGGTGACTGTAGCACCCAATGTCGTCAACGCCACATTTCGCAACTTCATCGAGATCATATTCGAAAACCATGAAAAGACCATCCAAACCTACCACCTCGACGGCCACTCCTTCTTTGCAGTGGGAATTGAGGCAGGGAAATGGAGCCCAGAGAAGAGAAAGAATTACAACCTAGTGGACGCTATAAGTAGGCACACCGTCCAAGTCTACCCCCATTGCTGGGCGGCTGTCATGACCACTCTGGATAACGCTGGAATGTGGAACCTAAGATCGGAAATGTGGGGAAGGGCATACTTGGGACAACAATTCTATTTCTCCGTTCTTTCCCCGGAACGCTCATTGAGAGATGAGTACAATCTCCCGGACAATCAAGCTCTATGTGGCCTAGTGAAGACCATGAAAAAGCCACCTCCTTACACCATTTAA
- the LOC116002911 gene encoding L-ascorbate oxidase homolog, producing MDRASTILVAFLLCLSIARAEDPYLFYTWKLTYGTISPMGIPQQGILINGQFPGPKINCTSNNNVIVNVFNELDEPLLFTWSGIQQRKNSWVDGTLGTMCPILPGTNFTYKFQVKDQIGSYFYFPTTGMQRAVGGYGAINVHSRELIPIPFDRPAEEFNVFVSDWYNKGHKTLKRILDNGQTIARPDGLVINGKHGKVGEKLNPLFTMEPSKTYRYRVCNVGLRTSVNFRFQGHPMTLVEMEGSHTVQNVYDSLDLHVGQCLSVLVTANKEAKDYYLVATSRFFKQEFSTVVVISYSNGKGITASPELPPAPPVNTEGIAWSINQFRSFRWNLTASAARPNPQGSYHYGQINITRTLKLVSSKTTKGGKLRYAINGVSHTDSDTPLKLVEYFEIPEKVFKYDIMGDNPPDNLEKVTVAPNVVNATFRNFIEIVFENREKTIQTYHLDGHSFFAVAIEPGRWSPEKRKNYNLVDAISRHTIQVYPNSWAAIMTTLDNAGMWNLRSEMWEKTYLGQQMYFSVLSPECSLRDEYNIPDNQLLCGLVKGMSMPHPYTI from the coding sequence ATGGATAGAGCTAGCACAATTTTGGTGGCGTTTCTGCTTTGCCTCTCCATCGCGAGGGCAGAGGACCCTTACCTGTTCTACACTTGGAAGCTAACCTATGGCACCATTTCACCTATGGGTATACCTCAACAAGGCATCCTCATCAACGGCCAATTCCCAGGTCCTAAGATCAATTGCACTTCCAACAACAACGTTATTGTTAACGTTTTCAACGAGTTAGATGAGCCATTGTTGTTCACTTGGAGTGGCAtccaacaaaggaagaattcaTGGGTTGATGGCACTTTGGGGACCATGTGCCCTATCCTGCCCGGGACCAACTTTACCTATAAATTCCAGGTGAAGGACCAGATTGGAAGCTATTTTTATTTCCCTACCACGGGTATGCAACGTGCCGTGGGTGGCTATGGTGCAATCAATGTCCATAGCCGTGAGCTCATCCCTATTCCATTTGATAGGCCTGCCGAGGAGTTCAATGTTTTTGTGAGTGATTGGTATAACAAAGGGCATAAGACATTGAAGAGGATTCTTGATAATGGTCAGACCATTGCTAGGCCTGATGGGTTGGTGATCAATGGGAAGCATGGGAAGGTAGGGGAGAAACTTAACCCACTTTTCACCATGGAACCAAGCAAGACTTATAGGTATAGGGTTTGCAATGTGGGGTTGAGAACTTCGGTTAATTTTAGGTTCCAAGGACATCCAATGACCTTGGTGGAGATGGAGGGTTCACATACTGTTCAAAATGTATATGATTCCCTTGATCTCCATGTTGGCCAGTGCCTCTCGGTTCTTGTGACGGCAAATAAAGAGGCTAAGGACTATTACTTGGTCGCCACAAGCAGATTTTTCAAACAAGAATTCTCCACCGTGGTTGTTATTAGCTACTCCAATGGCAAAGGCATTACCGCATCCCCGGAGCTTCCACCGGCCCCGCCTGTAAACACCGAGGGCATCGCTTGGTCCATCAACCAGTTTCGGTCGTTTAGGTGGAACCTCACCGCTAGCGCCGCCCGCCCCAACCCGCAAGGATCCTACCACTATGGCCAAATCAACATCACTCGCACCTTAAAACTCGTAAGCTCCAAGACCACAAAGGGCGGAAAGCTCCGATACGCAATCAACGGTGTCTCCCACACGGACTCAGACACCCCGTTAAAGCTTGTCGAGTACTTTGAAATCCCTGAGAAGGTATTCAAGTACGACATCATGGGTGATAACCCTCCAGACAATCTGGAAAAGGTGACTGTAGCACCCAATGTCGTCAACGCCACATTTCGCAACTTCATCGAGATCGTATTCGAAAATCGTGAAAAGACCATCCAAACCTACCACCTCGACGGTCACTCCTTTTTCGCAGTGGCAATTGAGCCAGGGAGATGGAGCCCAGAGAAGAGAAAGAATTACAACTTGGTGGACGCTATAAGTAGGCACACCATTCAAGTCTACCCCAACTCCTGGGCTGCCATCATGACCACTTTGGATAACGCTGGAATGTGGAACCTAAGGTCGGAAATGTGGGAGAAGACTTACTTGGGACAACAAATGTACTTCAGTGTTCTTTCTCCGGAATGTTCATTGAGAGATGAATACAATATTCCAGATAACCAGCTTCTCTGTGGCTTGGTCAAGGGCATGTCTATGCCTCATCCTTACACCATTTAA
- the LOC116003190 gene encoding universal stress protein PHOS32, translating to MEAEGTKGTEGRIVGVAVDFSACSRKALKWTIDNLIRNGDNLVLVTVQPEGHYEEGEMQLWEATGSPMIPLAEVADPHTMNKYGIKPDAETLDIVSTASRQKGIIVVMKIFWGDPREKLCEAVDRTPLSCLVIGNRGLGTLKRAIMGSVSNYVVNNADCPVTVVKVSDN from the exons ATGGAAGCAGAAGGAACTAAAGGAACTGAAGGAAGGATAGTCGGTGTGGCCGTGGATTTCTCAGCATGCAGCAGGAAGGCTCTGAAATGGACGATTGATAACTTAATCCGGAATGGAGATAACCTCGTTCTCGTTACTGTGCAGCCTGAAGGTCATTACGAGGAAGGCGAGATGCAGCTTTGGGAGGCCACCGGTTCTC CTATGATTCCTCTTGCTGAAGTGGCTGACCCACATACTATGAACAAATATGGAATCAAGCCTGATGCAGAAACGTTGGATATTGTTTCCACTGCATCTAGGCAGAAAGGg ATTATTGTTgtgatgaaaatattttggggCGATCCCCGAGAGAAACTATGCGAAGCAGTTGATAGAACTCCTCTGAGCTGTCTTGTTATTGGGAATAGAGGACTTGGCACACTCAAGAG GGCTATAATGGGAAGTGTCAGTAACTATGTGGTGAATAATGCTGACTGCCCTGTTACGGTTGTTAAGGTCTCTGATAATTAA
- the LOC116001505 gene encoding pentatricopeptide repeat-containing protein At2g16880-like, producing the protein MKNKGLVPNKNTYNILVSGYCRIGLLKDAAQVIELMTLSNTLPDVWTYNMLINGLCNAGKIDEAFRLRDEMKGLKLLPDVVTYNTLINGCFDSGMSSEAFNLLDEMSENGLGRNEVTYNILIKWYCKEGRMNDATDTVGKMEENGFCPDCVSYNTLISGFSKRGNLAEAFKIINTIGEKGLKMETVTLNTVLNTLCQEKNLSKAYELLTSATKRGYIVDEVSYGSLIVGYFKDENVDGALKIWGEMKEKEKEIIPSIVTYNSLIGGLCKSGKTEEAITKLNELLENGLIPDEITYNTIIHGYCWEGNVRKAFQFHNKMVENSVKPDMYTCNILLRGLCREGMIEKAINLFNTWIDKGKQLDAVTYNTLITALCKNGRLEDALALAAEMELKKLGPDSYTYNAIVEALTNVGRIREAEEFTSKMIEMRISSIGMNKGEEDIRGESSSVEQEDMSSIAQSKEINELCAQGRYKDAMHIFGELTQKGVFIPKSTYITLMYGLIKRRKSISKARRT; encoded by the coding sequence ATGAAGAACAAGGGGCTTGTTCCTAATAAGAACACTTACAACATTTTGGTGAGCGGGTATTGTAGAATTGGGTTGTTGAAGGATGCTGCTCAGGTTATCGAGCTGATGACACTGAGCAATACCCTCCCCGATGTTTGGACCTATAACATGTTGATTAATGGGCTTTGTAATGCAGGAAAGATTGACGAGGCGTTTAGGCTTCGGGATGAAATGAAAGGCTTGAAGTTGTTACCTGATGTGGTGACTTATAATACGTTGATAAATGGGTGTTTTGATAGTGGAATGAGTTCAGAGGCCTTTAATTTACTTGATGAAATGAGTGAAAATGGTTTGGGACGTAATGAGGTTACTTATAACATATTGATCAAATGGTATTGCAAGGAAGGGAGGATGAATGATGCTACCGATACTGTTGGGAAGATGGAGGAGAATGGATTTTGTCCTGACTGTGTTTCGTACAATACTTTGATTAGTGGGTTTTCTAAAAGGGGAAATCTTGCCGAGGCATTTAAAATAATCAACACGATTGGAGAAAAAGGATTGAAAATGGAGACTGTAACACTAAACACAGTCCTGAACACACTTTGTCAGGAAAAGAATCTTAGTAAGGCTTATGAGTTGCTGACTAGTGCCACTAAACGTGGCTATATTGTTGATGAAGTAAGCTATGGCAGTCTGATTGTTGGCTACTTCAAGGATGAAAATGTAGACGGAGCTCTTAAGATTTGGGGTGAgatgaaagagaaagagaaagagatcaTTCCTAGTATTGTCACCTATAATTCTCTAATTGGAGGGCTTTGTAAATCAGGCAAAACTGAAGAAGCTATAACTAAGTTGAATGAACTTTTGGAGAATGGGTTAATTCCTGATGAGATAACATACAACACAATTATTCATGGATACTGCTGGGAGGGGAATGTTAGGAAAGCATTTCAATTTCACAACAAAATGGTTGAGAATTCAGTCAAACCTGATATGTATACATGCAACATTCTTCTTCGTGGACTTTGCAGGGAAGGAATGATTGAAAAAGCCATTAACCTCTTCAATACATGGATTGATAAAGGGAAACAGCTTGATGCAGTAACCTACAATACACTGATAACAGCCTTATGTAAGAATGGAAGGCTAGAGGATGCTCTAGCCCTTGCTGCTGAAATGGAATTGAAGAAACTAGGGCCAGATAGTTACACTTACAATGCCATTGTTGAAGCACTTACTAATGTTGGAAGGATTAGGGAAGCAGAAGAGTTCACTTCAAAAATGATTGAGATGAGAATATCATCCATTGGAATGAATAAGGGGGAAGAAGACATCAGGGGTGAGTCTTCTTCAGTGGAACAGGAGGACATGAGCTCTATTGCTCAGTCAAAGGAGATTAATGAGCTTTGTGCCCAAGGGAGATATAAGGATGCAATGCATATATTTGGAGAACTTACTCAGAAGGGCGTTTTCATACCAAAGTCTACCTATATCACTTTAATGTATGGACTCATCAAGAGGAGAAAAAGTATCTCCAAAGCAAGGCGAACTTGA
- the LOC116002752 gene encoding uncharacterized protein LOC116002752: protein MVSLTPSLLPIFTAKIDFIFLSFTKRSEDFNMESLIFGRLIFFFIVTFFSIVCNPAPVHGFNIYNLSPYSSATSQSSDNQRSLQSISATTENSDGISEPQISESVIHSVLKANKDGGKTAKRPGQKAKPGGGGGNANRELRKICSKTENPSLCVSTIAPRLRGGGANARAVLDICIKASYDLAKTGAAKVKKLGVKECKGKFKDALSNFDLATKAFQKKDVGTMNSMLSAVVTDMSDCQDKLSGSGSPLIALGDKLATMTSNCLLIIPQMH from the exons ATGGTATCTCTTACCCCTTCTCTTCTTCCTATTTTTACTGCAAAGATCgatttcattttcctttcatTTACTAAGCGTTCCGAAGATTTCAACATGGAATCTCTTATTTTCGGAAGGctaatcttcttcttcatcgtCACCTTCTTCTCCATTGTTTGCAACCCGGCGCCGGTACATGGTTTTAATATATACAACCTGTCTCCCTATTCTTCTGCAACCTCGCAATCATCAG ATAATCAACGATCTCTCCAGTCCATCTCTGCAACCACAGAGAACAGCGATGGAATTTCCGAGCCTCAAATCTCCGAATCCGTCATTCATTCCGTCCTCAAAGCCAATAAGGACGGCGGCAAAACTGCAAAACGTCCCGGCCAGAAAGCCAAGccgggcggcggcggcggaaatGCAAATCGTGAGCTGAGGAAAATATGCAGCAAGACGGAAAACCCTAGTCTGTGCGTCTCCACCATCGCGCCGCGGCTGAGAGGCGGCGGAGCCAATGCACGCGCCGTCCTTGACATCTGCATCAAAGCGAGCTACGATCTGGCGAAAACGGGAGCCGCGAAGGTTAAGAAGCTGGGCGTCAAGGAGTGCAAGGGGAAGTTTAAGGATGCGCTGTCGAATTTCGACCTGGCGACTAAGGCGTTCCAGAAGAAGGACGTAGGGACCATGAATTCCATGCTCAGCGCCGTCGTGACTGATATGAGCGACTGCCAAGATAAGCTCTCCGGGTCGGGTTCGCCATTGATAGCCCTTGGAGACAAGCTGGCTACCATGACTAGCAACTGCCTACTCATTATCCCCCAGATGCATTGA